The Peromyscus leucopus breed LL Stock chromosome 10, UCI_PerLeu_2.1, whole genome shotgun sequence genome segment ttgtataaaattatgcTTAAGCTGTAAACACACATAGAGAGTGTTTGTGAAATTAATGAATTTTGTGCTTAAACATGGATTCTATTTTCAAGATGTCTCATTATGTATAAGCACAGAGTCTGAAACAAAATTGCATTGCTTTTGGTCCGTCACTTCAAATGAGGGAAGCTCAGCCTGCCCTGTATTTTAAGGACGTACTGCCAGAAGCACACACAGCAGAGTGTGACTGTTTCTTGGCTGACTGATTGGACAAGCATCAATGTAAATACTCTCACCCCTTGGTCGTCTCCAGCCTCACTCTTATCTACGTTCTCATCCTCATCTGTTGCTTTCTCAACATGTTTGACGTGATAGTCAAGggaagctgtgtctccagcctctAGGAACTCCTGGCTGGGGATGAAATAGTCGTCACTTGTACCGTGCTTAGAGTCATCACTGCCTCCATTGTCCCTGGTCGTGATGACACCGTCATCGGTAGGTTCTGTGGAAACTGTCTTTTCATCCATGTCCTTTTGGTTGCCAAtagcttcaaggccagcctttccTTCCTCGCCCTGCTGCTCTGTGTGCTGAAtatgcttcctgttgcctgctgccCTGTCAGCCTCCCCTTCTGCGTTGGAGTCGCCCTCCTGccctgggttgccttgctcagaCCCATTCTTCTGCATCTTGCTTATCTGAGTTGGTTCACTGGACTCTTCTAAGGTGCCGTCAGTCTGGTCACTGTTCTGCTCCTGCTTGCTGGTAGGCTGCTCCTCAGGAagttctttttccctttcctggtTCTCGCTGGGAGCACCAATGTCTcctggctcttcttcctcttctccatcggGAGCTTCTTGCTCCTGGCTTTCGTCATCCGCCAAGTCTCCGTTATGCTCGCTGCTCCTGTTCAGCGGTTGGCTCGTGTCCCCTACAGGCTGCTCTTGGCTTTCCTCCCCCTTTGTGATGTCTTCACGTTGGTTGGAATCTACAGAGGAAGTCGAGGCAATAGCAGGGGAATCGGTGTTCTCTAGGAGCTTTTTCTGGCCAGGCTCACTTGTCCCTTCTTGTACCTCCATCGTTCCTTCCGTGGGTGAATATTCCAGATTCACGCTTAAATCACCATCACCGTCCTCCTCACCCTTCAGGTCCATCTCATGGCTGTAGGTTTCGTCCTGTTCTGTTGACTGCTCGTGGGTTTCCTCTTCCGACTTCAGTGCTGAAGGTTTTTCAGCCTTAAAAGAACAAAAGTTTATTCTTGAAATAAATGACATGGTATTCCTATTTACCACTACAAAGCTAGCattgaacatttttctttctttttttccatacaTTATCATGTAAATATATTCATGTTGTTCTTCACATTCTAAAGCACAGGTTTATTCTGAATTTGAATTttgtaaaatgaaatgttttatatagCAATTCACGACAGGGAGTACACTCATTAGTCAGATGATGTCTAGTATTTAGAGACAGTTCATGTGATTATTGTACTTACAAAATTAAACTGAGAAATGAATATATTAAGCTTTAAGCATGCCTTGATACTGAATTctctggagaaagaaaaagatgacccTCATATAATGATTACTTTTACCTCATCGTTGGCATGGTTTCCTGTATCTGCCGCAGCTTCCACCCCGACTCTGGGGGTTGCAGCATCGTCAGGCGTCACCAGGGTTGCAGTAGTTGGGTTGGAATGATCAGAGAGAAACCTTGCATTTGTCTGAAAAATGAAGACTTTGTGTTACTAATATACAGGTGCCAGCTTAAAAAATACgaattatttttgtcattatcaCCACTACTGCAGTCTTTAGTGATAACATTAATGAACGATAGTCTCTAGAATTTTCTAGGCTACAAGCAAATGCCTGTGATATACTGTTACTTGAAAGAATTATAgtcacatttatgtatatatacaaagactggctgaaaataaaacagaagacatTTCAATAAAGATTATCCTTGACTTTTGGAATTCTCAAACCTTGACAGAAGCATTCATAATTTATAATCTTGAAAAGTGTCATTTAACACAAagttgaagaaaaacaaaattagtcCTGGGATGTAGCAATGTACAGCACCTTGGCTGCTTTGAAGTTCTCACTGATAATTGGTAGAAAAGATTATAAGATCTTTgctaaatacttatttattttcttggtctCATCGGCTTCAACATACATCAGGACATCTTTGTCTAAATAAGCAATTTAATTTAGAACTAATTCAAAGATTGTGTGAGACAAGgcatggaggctggctgggagCAGCCGCTGATGAGTCTGATTCCAGCCAGAGCAACGGCTTCATACAAGGCTGGAGACATCAGtggaaagcagggcagtgatgCACAAAAGGGAAGCTGAGTGGCTAGACATGGAGGGGAATCTCCCTCAAAGCCTCGAGGGCTCTTTGATCTCTACTGGGGCCTTGACAAGCTGCTGCTGTCTTCTATCCTGCCACCTCCCCTGGCAAAGTgagcagaaacacagagaaaccccgagTGATGGACATAAACTTTTTGTAAATTTCAGTGAGTTCCCAAGTTAAAACTCCTCTTTCTGACAGTCATGTTCTATGATGATAACCCATGAACTGTCAGTGTCTGAAGCAGGGGTTTGCCATGATCACAGATGGAGATCCTGTGGGTATGCAGTGGATGTAAGAGTAGAGCCAGGCTCTGACTGGACAGTGTCTTCTCATTCAGGTCCTGTAGTGCTGACAGTGTCTGTAAAGTAAGCCAGGTGGCTATGGGATCTGTTATGTTCTGCTTGCTATTGTGCATCTCA includes the following:
- the Sparcl1 gene encoding SPARC-like protein 1; translation: MVAALFFLYLLGTAAAIPTNARFLSDHSNPTTATLVTPDDAATPRVGVEAAADTGNHANDEAEKPSALKSEEETHEQSTEQDETYSHEMDLKGEEDGDGDLSVNLEYSPTEGTMEVQEGTSEPGQKKLLENTDSPAIASTSSVDSNQREDITKGEESQEQPVGDTSQPLNRSSEHNGDLADDESQEQEAPDGEEEEEPGDIGAPSENQEREKELPEEQPTSKQEQNSDQTDGTLEESSEPTQISKMQKNGSEQGNPGQEGDSNAEGEADRAAGNRKHIQHTEQQGEEGKAGLEAIGNQKDMDEKTVSTEPTDDGVITTRDNGGSDDSKHGTSDDYFIPSQEFLEAGDTASLDYHVKHVEKATDEDENVDKSEAGDDQGAKKAESSPNVELSEEGNLRGHSAGSCMNFPCKRGHTCEADQQGKPHCVCQDPETCPPAKILDQVCGTDNQTYPSACHLFATKCRLEGTKKGHQLQLDYFGACKSIPACTDFEVAQFPLRMRDWLKNILMQLYEPNPKHDGYLNEKQRSKVKKIYLDEKRLLAGDHSIELLLRDFKKNYHMYVYPVHWQFNELDQHPADRILTHSELAPLRASLVPMEHCITRFFEECDPNKDKHITLKEWGHCFGIKEEDIDENLLF